The following proteins are encoded in a genomic region of Phragmites australis chromosome 9, lpPhrAust1.1, whole genome shotgun sequence:
- the LOC133929114 gene encoding F-box protein At4g18380-like, whose product MHPKARIHADPVVEVDQFDCLPDSLVLLILNKVEDVRSLGRCSGVSKRFCGLVSLVHDVYVKIDRVVAVDGDAEDTLNLSSPKPRNIFSHFLKLMLFTIIKPFHNMRNPNGTGRSLFPQLSQHSPAQVLRNFTHIRNLRIELPSGDVGTEEGVLLKWRAEYGSTLQNCVILGGTRVDRKPVGAEHEPSLEDNGSMPESFYTNGGLKLRVVWTISSLIAASTRHYLLRSIIKDHPTLMSLVLTDADGQGTLCMGTGQLKEFRENQLSASACSNRTQVPACNMKLKYAPYLELPGGMALQGATLVTIKPSTEGSYGGHTSRKETDAFVSGAFDGPFKVAVKALMKRRTYLLEMNGF is encoded by the coding sequence ATGCATCCCAAGGCTCGAATCCACGCAGACCCGGTGGTCGAGGTCGACCAATTCGACTGCCTGCCGGATTCGCTCGTCCTGCTGATCCTGAACAAGGTCGAGGATGTGCGGTCGCTCGGCCGGTGCTCCGGCGTGTCAAAGCGGTTCTGTGGGCTTGTTTCCCTTGTCCATGACGTGTATGTCAAGATTGACCGTGTCGTGGCGGTTGATGGCGACGCTGAGGACACGCTCAACCTGTCCTCGCCGAAGCCTCGGAACATCTTCTCGCACTTTCTGAAGCTGATGCTGTTCACAATCATCAAGCCGTTCCACAACATGCGCAACCCGAATGGTACCGGGAGGTCACTGTTCCCGCAGCTCTCGCAGCACTCGCCAGCGCAGGTGCTCCGGAACTTCACGCACATCCGGAATCTTCGGATCGAGCTCCCCTCCGGGGATGTGGGTACTGAGGAGGGAGTTCTCCTGAAATGGCGGGCAGAGTACGGGAGTACACTTCAGAATTGTGTGATTCTGGGAGGTACCCGGGTGGACCGCAAGCCTGTCGGTGCAGAGCATGAGCCATCATTGGAGGACAATGGGAGCATGCCAGAGTCTTTCTATACCAATGGTGGGCTGAAACTCCGTGTCGTCTGGACAATCAGCTCTTTGATTGCGGCTTCAACGAGGCACTATCTTCTCCGGTCAATTATCAAGGACCATCCCACACTTATGAGCTTGGTACTAACAGATGCTGATGGCCAAGGCACATTGTGCATGGGGACGGGGCAGCTGAAGGAGTTTAGAGAGAACCAGTTGTCGGCCTCAGCATGTTCCAACAGGACTCAGGTCCCAGCCTGCAACATGAAGCTTAAGTATGCTCCATATCTGGAGCTGCCTGGTGGTATGGCGTTGCAAGGTGCTACATTGGTGACTATCAAGCCCTCAACCGAGGGAAGCTATGGAGGCCATACCAGCCGCAAGGAAACCGATGCATTCGTCTCCGGAGCATTCGATGGGCCATTCAAGGTTGCTGTAAAGGCGCTGATGAAGAGACGCACTTACCTTCTGGAGATGAATGGGTTCTAA